The genomic interval TGCCAATTTCTACGGCACAATTGTTATATGGTAATAATGAGTTTGTAGATATGATGTATATGACGTATGATCCAAAGATGAATTATGATCAAGCTATATCATTTGGTAGAACATTAACAAAAAAATTAAAAAATAGATTTAATATAGCTAATAACGATCAAAGAGCAATACGAGTTAGTAATAATGCAGAGAATGCCAAAAATGCAAATGCAATGTCATTTGGTTTAGGTTTAATGGCTTTAGTTATTGGTTTTGGAACTTTAATTGCTGGTATTGTAGGTATTAGTAATATTATGATTTTTATTGTAAAAGAAAGAACTAAAGAAATTGGTATTAGAAAAGCACTCGGCGCTAAACCAAGTTCTATTGTTTCTATAATCCTATTAGAATCAATATTAATAACTGTAATTGCAGGTTTTATTGGTCTAGTTATGGGGATGGGTATATTAAGCTATGTAGGACCAAGTTTAGATGTATATTTTATAAAAAACCCAAGTGTAAGCACAAATTTAGTTGTTGGTGCAACATTAACAATAATTATTGCTGGAGGTATTGCAGGTTATTTACCAGCAAAAAAAGCATCGAGAATTAAACCAATAGTAGCATTAAGAGACGACTAATATGATTAAGTTTTTATTTGATAAAGATACTTGGCAAGAAGTTTATGATAGTATTACTAAAAACAAGGTAAGATCTATCTTAACCATGGTTGGTGTTTGGTGGGGTATTTTGTTATTGATTGGACTTTTAGGCTCAGCAAGAGGTTTAGAAAATTCATTTAACAGATTGTTTGGTGATTTTGCAACCAATAGTGTATTTATTTGGGGACAATCTACCAGTAAACCTTTTAAAGGGTTTCAAGAAGGAAAGCGAGTACAGTTATCAATTAATGATGCTTATAAAGTAAGAGATAATGTAGAAGGAATTGAGTTTGTTGTTCCAAGAAACAGAAATAATTCATTAGTAATTAAAGGATTGTTATCTGGTAATTTTACAGTTTATGGAGATTATCCATTGTTAGATAAAGTACAGAAAAAGAAATTAATTGAAGGTAGGTTTATCAATCAAACCGATATTGATGAGAATAGAAAATCAGTAGTAATTTCAGATAATATTTACAAACAGTTATTTGAAAAAGATGAAGAAGTTCTAGGAGAATACATCAGAATAAATGGTATTAACTTTAAGGTGATTGGAATGTTTAAAGGAAGTGGAAATGTAGGTCCATCAAGTGATATTCATATTCCTTTCAGCACATTTCAACAAATTTATAACCAAGGAAATAAAATTCCTTTTATGATGATAACTGGGAAACCAGAATCAGATATTAAACAAATTGAGAACGACGCCAAATTAATGTTGAAAAATTTAAATAGGATTCATCCAGAAGATAAAAGAGCTTTAGGTAGTTTTAATTTAGGAAAAGAGTTTGGTAAATTAACTGGTTTCTTAAAAGGGATGCAATTTTTAACTTGGTTTGTTGGTATTGCTACCTTAATTGCAGGTGTTTTTGCAATTGGAAATATTTTGTTAATTACAGTAAAAGAAAGAACAAAAGAGATAGGAATACGAAGAGCAATTGGAGCAACACCATTTGAAATTAAAAGGCAAATAGTAGTAGAAGCTGTGTTTATAACTATGATAGCAGGATTACTTGGAATCTTAACAGGTGGATGGATTCTCATTGCTTTAGATTCAGCTTTTGGTCAAGGTTCTGATGCAATAATTGTAAATGCATCTGTTTCAATAGCTATTGTATTTGTAGCATTAATAATCCTAATAGTATTAGGAACTTTAATTGGGCTAATTCCAGCATTTATTGCAACAAGTATTAAACCAATTGATGCATTAAGAGAGGAATAAATAAAAGAGAAAAATCAAAAAATAAAATTATCTAATCAATATAAAAATGAAAAAAGTATTTAAAATTATTTTAGGAGCAATCGTATTAATAGGGCTTATTTTTGTTCTTAAATACTTTAAAGATTCAAATTCTAAAGAAATTGAAGAATTTAAAGTAGAACAAGCTTTTTATAGTTCATTAAAAACTAAAACAGTTGCGACAGGTAAGTTAAATCCTGAAGAAGAAATTGAATTAAAACCTCAAGTTTCTGGAATAGTAGATAAAATCTTAGTTGAAGAAGGTGATATCGTAAAAAAAGGTGATTTAATTGCGAAGATTAGAGTAGTTCCTAACGAGCAAAATTTAGCAAGTGCAAGTAGTAGAATTAAAAATGCTAAATTATCTTATGATAATGCTAAAAGATTATATGACAGAAATAAAGCATTATTTGATAAAGGTGTAATAGCTAGACAAGAGATAGAAAATGTAGAGTTATCTATGAATCAATCACAAGAAAGTTTAAAACAATCCCAAAATGATTATCAAATTATTAGAAGAGGTTCTTTATCTGGAGGAAGTTCAGCAAATACTAATATTATAGCACAAATTTCGGGTACAATTTTAGAAATCCCTGTAAGAGAAGGAGATCAAGTAATTCAATCTAATAATATGAACGCAGGTACAACTATTGCTGCTATTGCAGATATGAGTAAGATGATTTTTGAAGGGAAAGTTGATGAAGCAGAAGTTGGAAAGTTAGAAGAAGGAAAAGATATTAAAGTAATTTTAGGTGCTATTAATGAAAAGGAGTTTCCTGCAAAACTAACTTTTGTTGCACCAAAAGGTAAAGAAGAAAATGGGGCTGTTCAGTTTACAATTAAAGCTGATGTAAAAGTTGAAGAAACTACTAAGATTAGAGCTGGATATAGTGCTAATGCAGAAATTGAAATGGAAAGTAAAGACAGTGTTTTAGTAATAAAAGAATCATTATTACAATTTAATAGAATAACAGAGAAGCCTTTTGTAGAGATAGAAACTGGTGAAGGAAAATTTAAAAAACAGAAAGTAGTTGTAGGTATCTCTGATGGAATAAATGTAGAAATTCTTGAAGGAGTGAAAGAAGAAGACAAAATTAAAGTATGGAATAAAGTGTCTAAAGGAGAAGAAAAGGATGACTAATCAATAAAACTTAATTGTATTGATTTTAAAAGAGGTTCAGAAATGAGCCTCTTTTTTATTTTAGAATAAATGATAATCCAACTTCAAAGCCAAAAATATTATATCCTTTATTAGGTTGTGAAAACTCAAAATTAGAAACATGACCTACATTAGTACCGAAATATAAACTAGATGTTTTTGTTGTTTTAAAATTAATACCAAAAGAACCATTTTCTATAAAAGTAAAACCTTTAGCTAAACGTTCAGTACGTACATCGATATAAGAAAGACCTAAACCTACAGTTGCAACGATTTCAATTATAGAAATAATTTTTTTCTTTACAGAAACACCAAATTCAACCGAATATAAACTCATATTTTTAAGTTGGGTGTATTTATTACGCTTTTCAATATAATTCTGCTCTGTATCTAAAACAAAATGTTTATTCAATAATTGATGTCTTAGCGTTTGAATTTGAGGCTGTACAATAAGATCAAAATCTAAAGTTTTCCAATCTCCTAGTTTATAGAATAATTGCCCTTTGAAGACAGAAGTTGTATAATAATAATCTGGATCTTTAAAAATTGTATTAGCAGTGGCATAATTATATAAAAAACCAACTTTATAAGGTTTATAAATATTTCTTTTCTTTTCTTTTTGAGAAAAAGCTGAAACTGTAAAAGAGAGAAAAATAATGAGTGATAATTTTTTCAAAGTAATTATACTATTTAAACAAACATTTTAGCAACTTTTTCTGCTTTTCTATTCTCAGAATAATCGTAAAAACCTTCTCCAGATTTTACACCAAATTTACCAGCATTTACCATATTAACCAAAAGTGGGCAAGGTGCGTATTTTGGATTCTTAAATCCTTCATACAACACGTTTAGAATAGATAAGCAAACATCCAATCCAATAAAATCAGCTAATTGTAAAGGTCCCATTGGATGCGCCATTCCCAATTTCATTACTTCGTCAATTTCAGAAACTCCAGCAACACCATTGTATAAGGTTTCAATAGATTCATTAATCATAGGCATTAATATTCTATTGGCAACAAACCCAGGATAATCATTTACTTCAACTGGAGTTTTATTGATTTCCTTAGTTAAATCAATAGTAAATTTCATCACTTCATCTGAAGTGTTATAGCCTCTAATAATCTCTACCAATTTCATAATGGGTACTGGATTCATAAAGTGCATTCCAATCACCATGTTCTGCCTGTTGGTTACACTTGCAATTTCTGTGATAGAAATAGAAGAAGTATTACTTGCTAAAATGGTGTCATCTGGACAACCTTCATCTAACTCTTTAAATATTTTAAGCTTTAATTCTTTGTTTTCTGTTGCCGCTTCAACTACTAAGCTTGCATATTGAACTCCTTTTTTAATAGAAGTATAAGTAGTAATATTTGCTAAAGTATTTTCTTTGTCAGTAGTAGAAATCTTTTCTTTAGCAACCATTCTATCTAAATTTTTAGTGATGGTTGCAATTCCTTTAGAAAGTGCTGCTTCAGAAATATCAATAAGTTGAACATTATATCCAAATTGAGCAAAAGTATGCGCAATTCCATTCCCCATTGTTCCTGCTCCAATTACTGCAATATTTTTCATGAATAATTATTTTAAAGGTGTTTTTTTAAGTTTAAAAGCAATCTATTATTTGTTGTGCAACTCGTAATGCTTCTGTTCCTTGATGTAAAGAAAC from Lutibacter sp. Hel_I_33_5 carries:
- a CDS encoding ABC transporter permease, coding for MFDIDLWREIFQSINKNKIRSVLSGLTVVFAIFLFTILFGLAKGLENTFTDAFKDDAMNNIVIWPGTTSKAHKGLQAGRRIQLKNADHNYIKDEFGNKVEFITSRVMKGVSATFRNEKGNYTVRAAHPDNLYIEKSTVIEGRYLNQNDIINKTKVIVIGRLVEEDLFLKTKAVGKYLNLSGIQYKVIGVFSDDGGDDEERMIYMPISTAQLLYGNNEFVDMMYMTYDPKMNYDQAISFGRTLTKKLKNRFNIANNDQRAIRVSNNAENAKNANAMSFGLGLMALVIGFGTLIAGIVGISNIMIFIVKERTKEIGIRKALGAKPSSIVSIILLESILITVIAGFIGLVMGMGILSYVGPSLDVYFIKNPSVSTNLVVGATLTIIIAGGIAGYLPAKKASRIKPIVALRDD
- a CDS encoding ABC transporter permease — protein: MIKFLFDKDTWQEVYDSITKNKVRSILTMVGVWWGILLLIGLLGSARGLENSFNRLFGDFATNSVFIWGQSTSKPFKGFQEGKRVQLSINDAYKVRDNVEGIEFVVPRNRNNSLVIKGLLSGNFTVYGDYPLLDKVQKKKLIEGRFINQTDIDENRKSVVISDNIYKQLFEKDEEVLGEYIRINGINFKVIGMFKGSGNVGPSSDIHIPFSTFQQIYNQGNKIPFMMITGKPESDIKQIENDAKLMLKNLNRIHPEDKRALGSFNLGKEFGKLTGFLKGMQFLTWFVGIATLIAGVFAIGNILLITVKERTKEIGIRRAIGATPFEIKRQIVVEAVFITMIAGLLGILTGGWILIALDSAFGQGSDAIIVNASVSIAIVFVALIILIVLGTLIGLIPAFIATSIKPIDALREE
- a CDS encoding efflux RND transporter periplasmic adaptor subunit, with translation MKKVFKIILGAIVLIGLIFVLKYFKDSNSKEIEEFKVEQAFYSSLKTKTVATGKLNPEEEIELKPQVSGIVDKILVEEGDIVKKGDLIAKIRVVPNEQNLASASSRIKNAKLSYDNAKRLYDRNKALFDKGVIARQEIENVELSMNQSQESLKQSQNDYQIIRRGSLSGGSSANTNIIAQISGTILEIPVREGDQVIQSNNMNAGTTIAAIADMSKMIFEGKVDEAEVGKLEEGKDIKVILGAINEKEFPAKLTFVAPKGKEENGAVQFTIKADVKVEETTKIRAGYSANAEIEMESKDSVLVIKESLLQFNRITEKPFVEIETGEGKFKKQKVVVGISDGINVEILEGVKEEDKIKVWNKVSKGEEKDD
- a CDS encoding acyloxyacyl hydrolase → MKKLSLIIFLSFTVSAFSQKEKKRNIYKPYKVGFLYNYATANTIFKDPDYYYTTSVFKGQLFYKLGDWKTLDFDLIVQPQIQTLRHQLLNKHFVLDTEQNYIEKRNKYTQLKNMSLYSVEFGVSVKKKIISIIEIVATVGLGLSYIDVRTERLAKGFTFIENGSFGINFKTTKTSSLYFGTNVGHVSNFEFSQPNKGYNIFGFEVGLSFILK
- a CDS encoding 3-hydroxybutyryl-CoA dehydrogenase, with the protein product MKNIAVIGAGTMGNGIAHTFAQFGYNVQLIDISEAALSKGIATITKNLDRMVAKEKISTTDKENTLANITTYTSIKKGVQYASLVVEAATENKELKLKIFKELDEGCPDDTILASNTSSISITEIASVTNRQNMVIGMHFMNPVPIMKLVEIIRGYNTSDEVMKFTIDLTKEINKTPVEVNDYPGFVANRILMPMINESIETLYNGVAGVSEIDEVMKLGMAHPMGPLQLADFIGLDVCLSILNVLYEGFKNPKYAPCPLLVNMVNAGKFGVKSGEGFYDYSENRKAEKVAKMFV